The Megalobrama amblycephala isolate DHTTF-2021 linkage group LG1, ASM1881202v1, whole genome shotgun sequence genome segment CATGTATCAACGCTAGTAATGGGAGAAACGAAGCTTTTCAAAGCTCCGAATCAATTGAACCAATTTCTTcacaaaatgattcactgtttcgaAGCGTTTGAAACGTCAAGCGCTGGTGACCCCTGCTGGTCAAAACATGTAAATGCAGCAAAAACTCATGCTAAACATGCATGAAACAGCTTTTACAAAcccattgcaaatgttttattgaaagtataaTCTATCAAATGTAAtaaactaatcatctaataccattaaatattaagtgtctgtataatatgtattattttatcaattttcaggTCTGGTTTTGTTTATTCTATGGATGGGTCCGCTAAACAGAGACTATTAACTACTATTAttccttttaattataaatatctcATTGAGACGTCTACAAATGTGTAAAACTCACTAGAGAAAAAGTAATAGACACTTTTAGACACTTAACGCTCAGGTAATAGACAGACACTTGTTCAATGATTCGCCGATCTCAGTGAATTCGATGATTCATGGGGTCACAGAGATCGCCCCCTAGTGGTGAACcatgaaatcacgtgactttggcgagTTTGaaacacgctccgaaccactgaatcgaaacaaaagatcCGTAAAggtttcgaagcttcatgaagcagtgtttcgaaatagcccattacttttttttccttttaaatcgCCCATTACCAATCATCAATGCCCACATCACTTCAGGGAAATTAAAACAAGGCGCAAATAAGCAACGAGAGTCATCATCGCATAATATGTGTACAGATCATTCAGACGCCAAAAAGTTTCTCTCAGCTCGTTGAAATGACAGTTATGCAGCAACACTTTTCTATAAAACCAGCCACAACAGCAGCTGTTCAGATTGATTCTAAGCCTCATCATGATCTGTCTATTTCCCCTGTTCTGTCTGAACGCCAGGCAATGGAAACAACCaattaataacaatataaaCACAGAGTTACCAAAACAGAGTCTTTTTATAAGATGTCTAGGAAATGTCCTCTGATACAGCATGTTTCACACTTGAAACAATCAATCATACACAGTCCACCAGAGGGCAGCAGGCGCGCTCGATTCATCCATCCTAAGATCAACGAAGAAGAAGAGTAACAGTCAGCTGTTGTGTTTGATGAACTGTCTGTGGAACGATAATGTAAACTCAAGAGTTACAATAGTTGaacttttttgaaaagaaaCCTGTGTTTCGATCTGTGTCACTACAGCAGGGAAATGTCATAAATATAAACAGTGTTGCGATATTCTCAGTTAGCACACCAGCTATATGAGGAGATCTGATTCATGCTCTGTGTAACCAGCGGTCAGAAATGAGCAGAAAACGAGCGCTGATCGCAGACACCTTCTGCTTGAAGAGACGCAGATGCGCAGCTGACGCTGTTCCCGGAGACACTCACGGTAAGACTCGCGAGGATCTGTCATTTACCCTAATGCAGACCAAATACACTCTTAACATTAAAGAGAGTAATGTTTCAGTTAATATCTGTCCTCTTTAAAATAATACTTCTGTTTGGTTCCAGATATATGAATTAATACAATCAGTTTCACGTTATTACTCAATGATTATGTACACTGTATCACTCCGCCATTGTTTAATCTCAAACTGTTATTGTGAAAAATTGAGTGTGATAGgtaacctgtcactcacatgacatcgaccaatagcaaaccacaaccatccaatcaattccccacggacaaaatcaagccccgccctacatttgttcttgttcgagtaaagccgtttcactcagattTACATCACAATAGCAGGGGCCAGTGTGAACAACGCTCAGGACAGTTGACGGAAAGGGTGTGCGTTATCGTCTATGATATTAATTGTTGATTTAACTATCTGACATTAACAAGTATGGatcactttacaaaaaccaaacaaaaacacacacactgagtgTGCGCATACACTATGTAACACAGTCTAGTAGGTTAGACttagggttgccaggttttcacaacaaaacctgcccaGTTGCTCCTGAAAACTAGCCCACAATTAGCCCAGTCTACGTTCTGGGGGGGAAAATACATATTCTTGGTGgggctcccctggtaaaattcgcattccaggggctaaatataatgttatttgGTGTCGATTCAACacgtggacatgaaaaacaacctgcgacaacagtgtaaaagtagcccaattccgcagGAAGaccgcggacttggcaacactggtgtGCGTGCATATTTAGAGCTTCACTGCgtgattaaaatgcatttagaatGACCTcagaattcaagataaggggcaaAAAATGCCCCGGTAagtcttttatatttatataattaattagcCTACACGAAGAGCGCCATTTTATCCAGAAATaagcatgattacaaatgtgatattgattttttacaaCGTAAAGCAGTTTATATTAAGTGACTTAGATTTTATCAAATCGCTTGTTTCACTCTATTTCGCCAactaaaatagttccaaacaaagtccacagaattgttttgcgtctctgagcaaGACTTCCTcaatgaatcagctgtttgaatgaatcggttgaatctcagTGATTCACTCATTAACAGGGacttgttgccacctactggtggtgggtttaatttcacatttaaagtatcttttgattttataaataatttcaaataactgtatttgatgttttatattttcagcatttcaaaacattatttatgcatctgtaacttTTCTTAactgattaactttaataaagtttaatctatagttatacattagattataatttctgtacctgaaaatctcctgtttaaGCCTACataaaaacctgaaaagcacagtttatttttaattatgtttattctgttgtatttatttatgctaTTAGGCCAACTTGTAATTTGATTATCTAGTTATtctagtagcttttggtgtcataaccttatttattCTGGTTACATGTGTCAAAAACAATAACTAGacttattttataggcccatttgcttttcttttactttcctttttttattgtgGGGCCAATGAAAATTTccagtagcccctcactgcagaacacaagatccaAAGGAGATGGATAGGTTTAGgcgggatatgtaaagtgggaggagtcgGATCTAGATCCAACCCCGCCCCCTAGATCTCATGTTTTGCAGTGAGGACCGTCTCAAAATTTTGGCAAGTAAAAATGTGAACCACTAGGGCGGGGGGACCCAATTTGTCACTACACCAGAGTTAAATGAGCTCCATACACAAATGGGTGAATCTCATCCAAGCTGGGACATAAAGATGCAGTGTGATGTTTGTTCAGCAGATGGAGCAGCTGATATCCGCTCCAGCTTGCAGCACCTCATGACACTGTTCTCACGCAAGCTCTTCAACGACAGTCTCCCTCCAGTGGCCTTAAAACACCAGCTGTACAGTTTACACAGCGACAAAACCTCAGTGGACAAGCAGGTGGTAAGATCAGCTTGTGCTACCTTCTGTAAAAAGTGTCGGAAACGTGATTTAATAACTTTAGCACATTCATAACTTCtgtggccagttgcataaactgcttagacTAGTCTAATCTATTTTCTTTAAAGACTGGTCATAACTAAGTTACTTAAACAGTTCTGAAAATCTGAATCTGAAATGTAAGACCGATTATCCCTTGGCTAACTGCTAGCTGCTCAGTTTTTAACTGTGTTTATGTCTCTGCGTTTCATTTTTTCCTGCTCAGAGTGAGTTGAGGGCGAATGGCGAGCTGTTGATGTTCCAGCTGGGCTTTGACTCTGAAGCCTTCGCTTTGGTGTTCGCTGAAGACTACAGAGCCAAGGTCCTGCAGGGGGAAGCCGGTCAAGAAACGCTGGGAACTGTGGAGAAATTCCTGGCTAAACTAATTCCCGGATGCTCCGATTTGAGCTTCAACAAAGAAAAGATGCTGAAAGAGTTCCTCTTTACGGACTCTGAGATCACGTAAGGGCAAGGACACAAATGCCGTTGTGTTGTTCATTGTCTCAGGCACTTTATCTAAAGATGTTTTCCGGCTTGCAGGCAGCTGGTGAAATCAGGCGTCCTCACTGTGAGGGATGCGGGCAGCTGGTGGCTTTCAATCCCAAACTCTGGCAAATTCATTAAGTACTTCATTAAGGGTAGGTGTGATTACCATAAGACTTGCGTTCGGTGCTTTAACAACTGCTACTAGATTATATCTGATCACAGTTTTATAACAGGGCGCAAAGCTGTTCTTGGCATGGTGAAGAAATCCAAATATGGTGAAATCCTGAAGACTGAACTCGAGGAACGCCGCACAACTTCACAGGTTAAATTCCAGATGAAGTATCACATTCATGATATAGTTGGAGCAGAGTTGGTAGAATGGTAAGACCGCTGTATAAATCAGTAGATTTGAGTTGTAATCTGATGTCTGATGTCTAAAAGATTATTGTTTTGTGTCTGTTTGTAGCATACAGACAACATCGGGGACATTATTACGATACGTAGACGGAAACATCAACTAACAGCTTCACTCAACTTGCCTTGGATTGTACAGAACTGAATAAACtgtataatgtatttattgCCATATTATTTTGGTTACAAAGAGCAGAATTAATGGTGCACAGTATATTTAATAAAAGGTTGAAATCAATgtcaaatggattttttttctctgtctttGGCATCACAGCACAGGACAGTCACTAGTGAGACTGTGGCTCCGTCCAAAATCGCacacttccctactatatagtaggcaaaaaacggtatgtgacaaaagaagtatgtgtGAATTCATAGTACTCATAAAAGCAAACTGGAAACACAACCATGcctaaaaaatgttattttttaataaggATTGTTGCAACATACTATGTTATGTAAaagaaatgtaatattaattttacacaataataGCAACATGGTATAGTgtataatattactattatacatttttaataaattgttatgccaagtacacacaaacatcattgatttgaaacatgtaattGGGAACTATATTGGAAGCAAAAAATCATACCTAATGTAATATAAGCTATCAGGCTAATTTGGTAGATATGCTATGTTAGTACATAAgctaattaaaaaacaaacaaaaaaaaaaaacagtaaggaTGAGAAATGCTCGATTTCACAACCTATAGCTTCAATTATATACTAGTATATGAACCatgttagttcctgtccttaattctgtgtatcactactcAACACCCTTAGCCACTTAAacatgttctcaattgatattgttcattgaagcttactgtattatgtagaagagtttTGTGAGAATGAGATaaagtgagcgagtttattacctgcattcagatttagcattttccttcagttTAAATTGTCCGATGtgttatcttgtccttttaacagttaaggggttttcccgtgactgacagtcgctagtcaaagcatttgttatTTGCGTCTTCACAACAATTCGGTCTTTTCAACGCAAAAGTCTGACTGACttctgactgacacactcataaagaccaccatctaatggcgtaataatgtaacttctctTGCTGTTCACGGTCTGGGACAATtgtttttccggcggaaggaaggtttttagtgaaagtttgcttcatgaaagttgcattgatacagatttttggctttaatatttgtattgtgagataaccgttttataaaagcataaggtactcgaggctagtgacttattcacgatacagcacacaGCCTCTCTCACCTTATTgcttaaactaaataaataatgtgattttgATAATGTGATTTTCAGGAATTATAATCTGGCGCTAAAAATCCTATCCATTAATAGTCCGTTGAACCATTGGGTTCACTTGGGGTCCTCACCACAGAGGCTTTTCTTTTCCGCTgtggaagagagtgaaggtgtgtcatccatcttttttttttacagtctattgtccggattacattcatactatatagaacatacctTTTGTATAAGTACTTGGCAACTGCTAACAACAAGTACTAACTCGAGAGTATGGGATTTATTTCAGACGCAGCCTGTGTGTTCTTGTGGTGCCGTCAGTTACTTGGCATTTAGGGTAGCTACAGGTGATTGgctcaaaaacattttgtgtaCTTCTGGGGGTCCTGCACCAACATTACcatctaataaaaatatataaaaatcaaacCGTTTTAAAAATAGAATGTGGCATCATTCACACGTGTCCCATTACTCACCTAAAACAGGTTGTGCATGTTAACCATAAAACCTTTTAATATCCAACCtacaattaaaacaaaacaactttcTAGGGTTTGATCtaaatttattgcattttattatcTCTGTAAAACAAGTGACATCATCAATACCCCTAAAAACAGGGTTACAATCTGGCTATAACTGTGCAGATAGAAATCGCTCGATAGGGTGATCGCAAATAACGCACACTCTGTACTTGTGCCACAGGACCATTCAAGTAGGTGTGCAGAACCGTTCAAATACCACAATGTGCTGTTCAAATCAATAAGACAAGTGTTCTGAAGACAAACAGTTCGACAGTTACATGTTATTAGTACAGTAAGAAGTAAAgtgttaaaaatataatcaactATAATGGGAATAAACCGTATCAAGAGAAGACGGACTTCACATGAACTACTTCCTGTAGTGTATGATCTGACAGTAGTCTgttgctttatgtaacattagcAAATATAAAAAGTGTCGAAAAGGAAGTTTctaaaaatttaacaaaaaaaaaaaaatagatatatgGCTGTAGAGGGTGAATTATAAACGCCCAAAGAGCATCAAGATGTCCATATAACGCTATATTTAGATTGACACTAAATGTCCTGCATGATTTATTAGATATTTCAGACCTCCAGTGAAATTCCCTGGCCATGTTTCAccccaaaagaaagaaaatatgaaaattatacTTTGGGTTATTAAAATGAAGCCTGTTTTTAGGAtcattgtacattttttttcccattgtGATATTGTAGTTACAATTAAGCCCATTTTCCCCAATCAAAGTCTTTGTATAAAATGCTCACTCATTACTTtagtagaaaaatatattatttaaaattatttatgaacCACTAGTAATATCTGTTGTACTTTAAGTAAAACTGGCTTTAAAATTATCTTGTAGTTAGGGAGATTTAATCGTGATGAAAATGGTCCTACAAACAGGCTTAATTTCCTTTATGCAAAACATATTTTCTAAAATTCAGAAGTGGCCTTAAATTATTACAGTATCCCTCCCAAATGGCAAATAGTGTGCATATAACCCCATAAtgaagaaatataaaaaaaatctgttgggACGCCTCGTCCTTCCATTAACTGATCCTCATGTTTGAGAAACAAGCGTGAGATAAGCGGACTTCACCAATAACTCCAATCTCCCTGGCTTCACAGTAGCCAACGGTTAGCTCTGGTTTGCCAAACGGGTGCGGCCCTTTAAGGGGTAAAATGCAACAAACGTGGTGTATGCCGTGCCGCCCCATCCTAATGTAGTGCTATTTGGCAAGatcttcatttctttcaaaaaaaaagacTGTAAACAAACTTTATGGGTTCTCAACTTCAGGATACCATTAACCGTCTAAAAGTTAATATCCATTAGTCAAAGGCCGCAGGTCGTCCAATAGCATGTGTTTGTCTAAGGGACACGAGTCAGGGATAAATATTTCTCTACATCTATTGATAAAAGTTTTGTGAAGGTATAAAGTTGTACTGGTAATTACAATGGAGGAAGTGAGAAATGAAAGCATGGTCTCATTTCTAACTTCTCCCCTTAGAAATACAGTTTGGATCGCAGCAATCTTTCTGGATGGCTCTAGAGCAAGGAGCATTTCCTCCCCCTCTTCTTGACAGGAGGAGGGCAGAGTACAGCCCGGATGGCCTCGTCGAACACCGTCTTCAGGCCGCGCTGTGTGAGCGCCGAGCACTCCAGATACTTCACAGCCCCTGAGAAACACAGACAAGCGCTCGATTAGCCCAAACCTTTTTGAAAGATATGACATTTTCAGCTTAATGTGTGTGATTTCCAATCAGAAAGTGAAAGAAAACTAGCCTGTACAATGCTGTGCACTCATAATGTAACACCTATAAAAAGCAATAATATGTAAAAACATAGTTGCAGCAGTGAGCAAAGAATTACTGTATAGGCCTTAATCGGGGTAGTGCCTCATTTAATTTGACAGAaatgaaaacaaggctgtgaGGGACAGAAATACAGT includes the following:
- the stk19 gene encoding serine/threonine-protein kinase 19 isoform X1, with translation MSRKRALIADTFCLKRRRCAADAVPGDTHADGAADIRSSLQHLMTLFSRKLFNDSLPPVALKHQLYSLHSDKTSVDKQVSELRANGELLMFQLGFDSEAFALVFAEDYRAKVLQGEAGQETLGTVEKFLAKLIPGCSDLSFNKEKMLKEFLFTDSEITQLVKSGVLTVRDAGSWWLSIPNSGKFIKYFIKGRKAVLGMVKKSKYGEILKTELEERRTTSQVKFQMKYHIHDIVGAELVECIQTTSGTLLRYVDGNIN
- the stk19 gene encoding serine/threonine-protein kinase 19 isoform X2, coding for MSRKRALIADTFCLKRRRCAADAVPGDTHDGAADIRSSLQHLMTLFSRKLFNDSLPPVALKHQLYSLHSDKTSVDKQVSELRANGELLMFQLGFDSEAFALVFAEDYRAKVLQGEAGQETLGTVEKFLAKLIPGCSDLSFNKEKMLKEFLFTDSEITQLVKSGVLTVRDAGSWWLSIPNSGKFIKYFIKGRKAVLGMVKKSKYGEILKTELEERRTTSQVKFQMKYHIHDIVGAELVECIQTTSGTLLRYVDGNIN
- the stk19 gene encoding serine/threonine-protein kinase 19 isoform X3 — protein: MSRKRALIADTFCLKRRRCAADAVPGDTHADGAADIRSSLQHLMTLFSRKLFNDSLPPVALKHQLYSLHSDKTSVDKQSELRANGELLMFQLGFDSEAFALVFAEDYRAKVLQGEAGQETLGTVEKFLAKLIPGCSDLSFNKEKMLKEFLFTDSEITQLVKSGVLTVRDAGSWWLSIPNSGKFIKYFIKGRKAVLGMVKKSKYGEILKTELEERRTTSQVKFQMKYHIHDIVGAELVECIQTTSGTLLRYVDGNIN
- the stk19 gene encoding serine/threonine-protein kinase 19 isoform X4, which translates into the protein MSRKRALIADTFCLKRRRCAADAVPGDTHDGAADIRSSLQHLMTLFSRKLFNDSLPPVALKHQLYSLHSDKTSVDKQSELRANGELLMFQLGFDSEAFALVFAEDYRAKVLQGEAGQETLGTVEKFLAKLIPGCSDLSFNKEKMLKEFLFTDSEITQLVKSGVLTVRDAGSWWLSIPNSGKFIKYFIKGRKAVLGMVKKSKYGEILKTELEERRTTSQVKFQMKYHIHDIVGAELVECIQTTSGTLLRYVDGNIN